Part of the Lycium ferocissimum isolate CSIRO_LF1 chromosome 6, AGI_CSIRO_Lferr_CH_V1, whole genome shotgun sequence genome, TTGACTAGTTTTTACTAGACATTACTGAACATGAAAACAAAACATTGGACGAGTTTTGTCAGTTTGGCTTCTATCATATAGAAAACAAGGTTTTCCTTTTCACCTTTTTGCCTTGTTCTCAGCAATTGTTCTTCACTGCTGAAATTGTGGTGCAACTAACACAATCTAAGGTGTTGTTTGGTAGGGTGTATTAGGTGGAATAATGCTAGAACTAAATTTTAGTACAATGTTTGGTAGCAAATTTAAGTCTGGTACAACTAATACCAATATTACTTATACACCTTATTCAGTCCTATTTTCTTATACATAGTAAACCATGACATTAACTGTACTGGTTctattccatttctaatgcacGTTATTTAATACTTAAAACCAAACAATCAATTAACAATAATGCCAGCATAACTAATCCCAACATTACTAATACACCCTATTCGATACTATTCTTATACAccctaccaaatgacccctgaCAGTGCACCAATCGTGCGAGATTCCAAAAGGGATGGCTATAATTGAACCCATGACCTTTTTTCTGTATAAAGGATAATTGAATCCATGagccataatttttttatgtgaaTGGGATATTCATGCTCCATTGTAGAATATATTAGGGATATTGTGTAAAGTTTCCTTATGCTATTGATTTTTTGAAGTCACATATGGtttgaaacttgaaacttttttcttttgcaattgGAGTTCTCTTGAAAGGGTCGGGCTTCTTGAACACAAATGAATTTGCTAGAAAGACAATCAGGAATGATCTGATTTCTGAtccaacaagaaaagaaaaaaggcatTATACTCCAATTTCACTAGATTGTTTTACTTATACATAACCTGATCAAAGAACTCAATAGTTTGCTCTGTAGTTACTCTGATATGAAATGGATAACTGTAGCAGATTGTTAAGAGCTGTCGtgcatgagcatgattatcactGTCATAAGATTGTTATTTGGCAGATTAAtctatatcttttttttttttcctgataaTTCTGTGGTTTTGATCACTTTTTGTTACTTTAAATGACaatctttttctccattttctcaATCTTCATCAGAGATCGACAGTCGAAGTTACTGGTCATAAAGCCCATGCAGCTGTTCCTCAGCCTGGTTCCATTGTTTTTGCTAGAGTGAGTTTTCTTGGTTAAGACGACTGTAATGATAGTTTTCATGAATATTTTGTGTTAACGCTTGTGTTACCGGATTTTGATAGCTGTTTTTTGAGTTGGATGACACAATCATCACTCTTGCTTGCAGTATTTTCCCAAGTATAAAACGCTTTCTTGGTAAAATCGTCTCTTATCTCAAAGATTAAGTCTATACATAAACAGCTATATGATACATAAACAGCTATATGATAATttcatcttttcctttttaaaaatttttaaccTAGAGGTGTTAGATGCGTGGTGCATGGCAAAAGTCATTTTgctttttccttctcttggccaTTGGATGTACTTAATGTGCTTTAGCTACTCCTAATTTCttcatttgttttttattttctctaaatTGCCGAGGACTTTACTAGTTTTATCACTTTTTGTCAGTTGTAATTTATCTTGGGTACCTTTGTTTTTGGTTCTTCCTCGATAAGATGccattaaaattgaaatttatcAATGTGATATCAGAATTCATGCTTTTATCTTCTCTACTTCATTTTAAATAGTTATATAATCGTAAAACCGAAGAGAGAATGAACTGCGAGTACTTTTGTTTTTGGACTTACTGTAGCTGGAAAAGATCAGCTTCCCTTTTTGAAACATTATAGACTCTTTTTCCAAGCAGGCAGAACCGCAtttcaaaagaaataagaaGCTCTAGATATTTACTACGCTACCTTTCTCTGATTCAACtcattcttgattatgatataccGTAAATTCTTTAGGTTTCTTAGTTAGAAATATATCTATTAAATccaattgaatttatgtaagcaGTAGACTTCATTcttcttgcttttctttttatcattatttgattattatttattttgctaCAGACTGCATAACTTTTGAGATGagttcttttttaattattttattttattaacagGTTACTAAGGTGATGGCTAGAACGGCTTCTGCAGACATAGTTTGTGTTGATTCCAAGTCTGTGCGTGAGAAATTCACCGGCATTATTAGGTTAGTTAATCAGTTGAAAATTATGATTACAGGTTTAGGGTGACTCTTGATGAGTGATATCATCAAGGGTTTCTCATTCGACTATTTTGGATAAAATGGCTCAAGAACTCTGTTGGGGCGAAAGACAGAGCTTCACTTGACAGAATAGTTGCTCTTGTAATGAACTACGAGACATAAAGAATATAAAGTTTGTACTGGTGTGACACAGTTTTGTTAATCAACGGTTATGGTGTAAGTTATTTATAGGAGAATGGCATGATGGGAGTGGTGTTACTTTCATGCCAGGTACTGATGATAGTTGCGCTGAAAAATACATAGTATTAACAGGATAATTTTCTGCTTTGAGAGGACCGATTTCAAACTAACTATGGTCTTTTGTGATAGGAGATAGATGAGAATATGTTCTGGTATAGATAGGGTGTATGACTGGGGCTCTATGTGGTATGTGGTCTTTGTAGACTTGTTTTGCACAAGTTGCATCCCTTAATGCACTtattaaaataatgaataatattGACACAGGccatctctcttttttttttttttttttttcaataaaaagttGACACATATCATCTCATGCTTATGGTTGTTTGGTGATTTAGATAATAACCGTAGCTAAAAAAGGTGTTCCGTAGTTAAGTTTGCTTACTGATATTTTCATGCTAATTCTGTACATAATATAACTTGCCAACTAATTTATTTGTCACAAAGTGCAAAATGTGATTGATTTGCTGAAAATGATTGATGCGCTACAGTTTTGATTTAAAACCTCTACTGAATACAATTATAATTACCGAATTGCACATTGTTGCATTCTTTGAAAAGTAGGCTTCATGTGGTGATCATATATCATCAAGTTActaactactactactattattattattattattatttctcagaaaaaaaaaatagttactgTTATTTTTATGCACTGCTGTGCCCTTTAGTTCAAAGTTGGATATATTATGTTGCAGGTCAAGAATCATCCATAATGAAGTAGGAAATTGAATAATGTAATTGTATTATCcaatttgtttgtgtttgtaaTATTTGTATTGTATCGGATATTGGGATATTCTGTCTCTGCAATTGCTTGTCAGGTTGTGTGTGTATTAGTATTACAATCTGAGTAATGTTGATGCTTAATACAAGGTTTTCACATAGATCTTGAGTTAAAAGGAAAATGGATAAAGacttgtaaaaagaaaaaaaaaagagaggggatAAAGAAAACTTGATACTTGGAATATCATGTGATGCCGGGATGAATAGAAGAGTTAATATTTTCTTGGAGAAAAGGTAACGAATTGTTTTAACTTGATTTTTTTGATAGGAGAGTTAGTTATTGTGGGAAAACGTAGTCCAGTGCTTATCGGCGTAAACTTAACgcataatttatattttttggagCTGTCAAATGTCTCAACTATCTGTGAATTGTAACATAGCAAGCAAGATGTATTTCCTGTTATTACATTATTGAAGGTAAGGATGTTTGGTACGCTGTTCTCCTTTCCAGTAAAGACGACCCCTTTGGTTAATCATGTATCCACCACAAAGCCTATCAACTGCTCGTAGATAATGATGCTGCAGACCATTAAATACTGGTTTTTCGTTTTAACACCCCTTAAATATTTGCTTATCTTGGTGCATAAATTTCATATCGGGTTTCAATCTCCACATTTACAACATCTATTTGTTGAATCACCAGTTGGTATTTTCAGATAGCAATATGTTAATATTGTACTAAATTGTCACAGAAGTGAGCCTTAAATTTTAAGCTGTAATTTTCACTTACCGGATACTTATAAAATCCCGTTGTTTTTCATGTTGACTTGCTTTATATGCACATCAATTGACTCAGCGATTTTGGAACAGAAAATCTAAATCTTTCTTTTGAATCAACAGGCAACAAGATGTTAGAGCAACTGAGATTGACAAAGTAGACATGCACTTGTCCTTCCGCCCGGGTGATATTGTTCGTGCATTGGTGGTAATCTCCTATTCAACTTTATGACTAAGAAAGGTTTAAAATTTTTGAGTGAATGCTAATTCCCAGAAACCACCTAAGGCAAATGTAAACAGCTAGTAAGTGATAGTAGAAGACTGCTGTTGCCTTTTTTAGTCCATCTTTGATCAAGATAATCGTTCCAAGCCATTGGCCGTTTGCAGTTAGTGTTAGCAATATTGGGGAATCTTGGTTGTGATTTCTTGGAACTAAACTTGTTTGTAAAGCTTGTTGACTTGCTCCGTATTGAGTATAATTTGTTATATTCTTTCTTGAAAAGCTATCACTTGGCGATGCACGAGCATATTATCTGTCAACTGCAAAAAATGAGCTGGGTGTTGTATCTGCTGAAAGTGCGGCTGGTAAGGCTTTCTTCATCAACtattttattttgcttttccATTTTCAGTCGAATTTGTTTATGCTATTTTGAGCTATGTTACTCGAACTCTTCACTTTCGGTGCCGCACCAGTGTCGACACGAGATGGCTGTGggggtgtgggtgtgggatccGTACCCGATTTGGTCAACCGATTttggatactttgaccaaaatcgcGTATCAATTCTGGACAGATTCATTGATTTCTTTAATCAAAACTAAAGCTaaggtgaaattgaagaaaatggaataccttgtataaaaaaaattctatgtcaCTCTGTTTCCTTCTATCTCCTTCGGGGATTCTCCTCTTGATCAATAGTttttcggaaaagggtcaaatatacccctactaTCAGATAAGGGCCatatatacccctcgttatactttgggtccaaatatacccctccagTTATACTTtcggttcaaatataccctttctcCGTTAAGTTTTCTAAAGTGGACATATGCTCACATGTGGCATTAACATTTTTGGTGAGGTGGACGCCACGTGGTATGCCACCTCACACCCCCAACCCATTTTACCTCCTCCCTTCACTTCTTCCACCATCGTTGCAAATCATCCAACTTAAcaaatcaaaatgattttttttttttttttttttttgctatgtaTGCATCAAtccacaaaaaataaataaagttaaaaCCAACCAAAAAAACATGTGCAGAATTGCTTATTTACGAACACCTTTGTAACACACAAAACCACATCCAAGATAAAAATTTACTTTCCCAGAAAAATGAATCATAAACAATTTCTGTATGTGCATTAATTTCCAAAAACGTACATGTCAATAATTGCTTACTTATTAATTGGCTTGGTATCTAGATTGGACAAGAAGCCGGTATATTTGTGATTTTCGGTGATGAAAGTGACGTCCTTGTCTGATAATTGATGAGTGGTTTGTTCTAGAGGACGAGGAAACAGGGGAATCGGGGACGGGGGTCACGTTCTCCTTCCACCGGCGGCACTTCGCCGTACCTCCGCCAAGACCACTTCGCTGGACAAAAACAGAGCACAATCCAACCCATATATGCAATGGTGGTGGAAGAAGAAGGTGAAGGGAAGAAGTAAAATGCGTTGGGGgtgtgaggtggcatgccacgtggcatccacctcaccAAAAATGTCAATGCCACATGTGATAGATGTCCACTATAGAAAACTTAACGgaggaagggtatatttgaaccaaaagTATAActggaagggtatatttggacacaaagtataacgaggggtatatttggcccttttctgatagt contains:
- the LOC132059581 gene encoding uncharacterized protein LOC132059581; amino-acid sequence: MRMEAELVTPGQVLGKASQLKAGKGAYLSTENDTVYASLTGFRSLIPPPSDSPDQRSTVEVTGHKAHAAVPQPGSIVFARVTKVMARTASADIVCVDSKSVREKFTGIIRQQDVRATEIDKVDMHLSFRPGDIVRALVLSLGDARAYYLSTAKNELGVVSAESAAGGTMVPISWTEMQCPLTGQVEQRKVAQVGA